Proteins found in one Zea mays cultivar B73 chromosome 1, Zm-B73-REFERENCE-NAM-5.0, whole genome shotgun sequence genomic segment:
- the LOC732784 gene encoding Monocopper oxidase-like protein SKU5 precursor translates to MQRLLALVAALLVLLASRPALATDPYAFFDWDVSYVTAAPLGVKQQVIGINGKFPGPVVNVSTNWNVVVNVLNDLDEPLLITWNGIQHRKNCWQDGVLGTNCPIPPGWNWTYEFQVKDQIGSFFYFPSTGLQRAAGGFGGIVVNNRDVIAVPFARPDGDITIFIGDWYNKNHTDLRKMLDKGKDLGIPDGVLINGKGPYRYNDSLVPPGIEYETFNVHPGRTYRIRVHNVGTSTSLNFRIQGHSMVLVETEGSYTSQQNYTSLDVHVGQSYSFLVATDQNASSDYYVVASARQVNGSQPLWRRVTGVAVLRYSTSGGPASGALPDPPQDQDDRAFSMNQARSVRWNLSAGAARPNPQGSFRYSAISVTQAYLLRGAGPVWIGGRRRAALNGLSYAPPETPLRLADAYGVEGVYTLDFPERPPLRGAAPRIARSVINGTYRGFMELIFQNNDTRMQSYHMDGYAFFVVGMDYGEWTEDSRGTYNKGDGVARSTIQVYPGAWAAVLVSLDNVGVWNVRSQNLDSWYLGQEVYVRVVNPEDTGNKTEMAIPANALYCGQLHKYQKEQTPHHKMGASAAAPRSSVSLARRLLATALLLAGSFVFAP, encoded by the exons ATGCAGCGCCTTCTCGCGCTGGTGGCAGCCCTGCTGGTGCTGCTGGCGTCGCGTCCAGCGCTGGCCACCGACCCCTACGCCTTCTTCGACTGGGACGTCTCCTACGTCACTGCGGCGCCGCTCGGCGTCAAGCAGCAG GTGATAGGCATCAACGGCAAGTTCCCAGGGCCCGTCGTGAACGTCAGCACCAACTGGAACGTCGTCGTCAACGTGCTCAACGACCTCGACGAGCCCCTCCTCATCACCTG GAACGGGATCCAGCACCGGAAGAACTGCTGGCAGGACGGGGTGCTCGGCACCAACTGCCCCATCCCGCCCGGCTGGAACTGGACGTACGAGTTCCAGGTGAAGGACCAGATCGGCAGCTTCTTCTACTTCCCCTCCACCGGCCTGCAGCGCGCCGCCGGCGGCTTCGGCGGCATCGTCGTCAACAACCGCGACGTCATCGCCGTGCCCTTCGCCCGCCCCGACGGCGACATCACCATCTTCATCGGCGACTGGTACAACAAGAACCACACG GATCTGAGGAAGATGCTGGacaaggggaaggacctcggtatTCCCGACGGCGTGCTGATAAACGGCAAGGGCCCGTACCGGTACAACGACAGCCTCGTGCCGCCCGGCATCGAGTACGAGACCTTCAATGTGCATCCGG GCAGGACGTACCGCATCCGGGTGCACAACGTGGGGACGTCGACGAGCCTCAACTTCCGGATCCAGGGGCACAGCATGGTGCTGGTGGAGACGGAGGGCTCCTACACGTCGCAGCAGAACTACACGAGCCTGGACGTCCACGTGGGCCAGTCCTACTCCTTCCTCGTCGCCACGGATCAGAACGCCAGCTCCGACTACTACGTGGTCGCCAGCGCGCGGCAGGTGAACGGCTCCCAGCCCCTCTGGCGCCGCGTCACGGGCGTCGCCGTGCTCCGCTACTCCACCTCCGGGGGCCCCGCGTCGGGCGCCCTACCCGACCCGCCGCAGGACCAGGACGACAGGGCCTTCTCCATGAaccaggcgcggtcggtccgcTGGAACCTGAGCGCCGGCGCGGCGCGGCCCAACCCGCAGGGCTCGTTCCGCTACTCGGCCATCAGCGTGACGCAGGCGTACCTGCTGCGGGGCGCGGGGCCCGTGTGGATCGGCGGCAGGCGGCGCGCGGCGCTGAACGGGCTGTCGTACGCGCCGCCCGAGACGCCGCTGCGGCTGGCGGACGCGTACGGGGTGGAGGGCGTGTACACGCTCGACTTCCCCGAGCGCCCGCCGCTCCGGGGCGCCGCCCCCAGGATCGCGCGGTCCGTCATCAACGGCACCTACCGCGGGTTCATGGAGCTCATCTTCCAGAACAACGACACCAGGATGCAGAGCTACCATATGGACGGCTACGCCTTCTTCGTCGTCGGGATGGACTACGGCGAGTGGACGGAGGACAGCAGGGGCACGTACAACAAGGGGGACGGCGTGGCGCGCAGCACGATACAGGTGTACCCGGGCGCgtgggcggcggtgctggtgtcCCTGGACAACGTCGGCGTCTGGAACGTGCGGTCCCAGAACCTAGACTCGTGGTACCTGGGGCAGGAGGTCTACGTCAGGGTCGTCAACCCTGAGGACACCGGCAACAAGACCGAGATGGCCATCCCCGCCAACGCTCTCTACTGCGGCCAGCTCCACAAGTACCAGAA GGAGCAGACTCCGCACCACAAGATGGGGGCGTCTGCTGCGGCGCCACGCTCGTCGGTGTCCCTAGCGCGCCGGCTGCTCGCGACGGCGCTGCTCCTCGCCGGATCCTTCGTGTTCGCGCCGTAG
- the LOC100282474 gene encoding Chaperone protein dnaJ 13 — MASAPEPENGRELYALLHLSPDASSEEVRRAYRQFAQIYHPDKYQDPQMKDVATENFQRICEAYEILSDDNKRQVYDIYGMEGLNSGLELGPKLTKPEEIKEQLERLRRRKEEEKLFKHALPNGSIIANFSVPQYLNDGSIMRGMAMLSQVELPVSKQNTVVVGGNLIVNGSAGSGAATTVLRHQLSPVSSIEFMATAGLRSVIGGQMFRQISPHSTATSGLAVSLRDGSINLSNAWTRQLSDNTVGNIQLVLGDESSISVGWQKKDEKRTATGEVKFGTNFFGASAHYTHRFSSKSHARIAGRVGSTILDFEIGGGRRISEFSTVRMMYNIGIQGVSWKFELHRAGQKLIIPVLLSTDLNPLFVTSAFAIPSTLYFLLQTYVVKPYYLKREKQKTLEKMEGLSTQLTEARKAAEKAQKLLEPVSNRKKNRQLENNGLVITKALYGSRQKIKMSSELNDIHNDMASQVFDVTIPLNFLVTEAGQLKLHDGIKKSGIMGFYDPCPGDPKLLLVEYTFHGHKYKVMVDDYEALLIPQDIHQF; from the exons ATGGCGTCGGCTCCGGAGCCGGAGAACGGGAGGGAACTCTACGCGCTGCTCCACCTCTCGCCGGACGCCTCCAGCGAGGAAGTCCGCAGGGCGTACCGCCAGTTTGCGCAAATCTACCACCCCGATAAATACCAGGACCCGCAG ATGAAGGATGTAGCAACTGAAAACTTCCAACGAATATGTGAAGCTTATGAGATACTATCAGATGATAACAAAAGACAGGTGTATGACATCTATGGTATGGAAGGTTTAAATTCTGGCCTGGAACTTGGTCCCAAGCTAACTAAACCAGAAGAAATCAAGGAACAGTTAGAACGACTGCGGCGGCGCAAGGAGGAAGAAAAACTTTTCAAGCATGCTCTACCCAATGGCTCAATCATTGCTAATTTCTCAGTGCCACAATATTTAAATGACGGGAGCATCATGAGAGG AATGGCGATGCTTAGTCAAGTTGAGTTGCCAGTGTCCAAGCAAAATACTGTCGTTGTTGGTGGGAATTTGATTGTAAATGGCTCAGCTGGATCTGGAGCAGCAACCACTGTGCTGCGACACCAGTTGTCtcctgtttcctctattgagtttATGGCCACAGCTGGACTACGTTCTGTTATTGGTGGGCAGATGTTTCG TCAAATTTCACCACATTCTACAGCAACTTCTGGACTTGCTGTTTCTTTGAGAGATGGGTCTATCAACTTGTCAAATGCCTGGACTCGCCAATTGTCTGACAATACTGTTGGAAAT ATACAGCTAGTCCTTGGCGATGAATCAAGTATTTCTGTTGGATGGCAAAAGAAGGATGAAAAACGTACTGCAACTGGAGAAGTAAAG TTTGGAACTAATTTTTTTGGTGCATCTGCTCATTATACACATCGCTTCTCCTCCAAATCTCATGCACGCATCGCTGGTAGAGTTGGAAG CACAATCCTTGATTTTGAAATTGGAGGAGGGAGGCGAATATCAGAATTTAGTACTGTAAGGATGATGTATAACATAGGAATTCAG GGCGTATCTTGGAAGTTTGAGTTACATCGTGCTGGTCAAAAGTTAATCATCCCA GTCTTGCTTTCAACTGATTTAAATCCATTATTTGTTACCAGTGCATTTGCTATTCCTTCAACACTGTATTTTCTACTTCAG ACATATGTTGTAAAGCCTTACTACCTTAAGCGAGAAAAGCAGAAAACACTAGAAAAGATGGAAGGCTTATCTACACAG CTAACTGAAGCCAgaaaggcagctgaaaaagctcaaaaATTACTGGAACCTGTCTCCAACCGTAAGAAGAATAGACAGCTAGAGAACAACGGATTGGTGATAAcgaaggctctatatggcagtcGCCAAAAAATCAAAATGAGCAGTGAATTGAATGATATACACAATGACATGGCTTCACAAGTATTTGATGTGACCATCCCACTGAACTTCCTCGTTACTGAGGCAGGCCAGCTCAAG CTTCATGACGGGATAAAGAAGTCTGGAATAATGGGTTTCTACGATCCTTGTCCTGGAGACCCGAAGCTATTACTTGTCGAGTATACGTTTCATGGTCATAAATACAAG GTCATGGTGGATGACTATGAGGCGCTGTTGATACCACAAGATATCCATCAATTTTGA
- the LOC118476129 gene encoding uncharacterized protein, with amino-acid sequence MATCCSISLPSSPWLLLLAVLIIGDAAAVMAVPTRPLLRIAEPPTAPGTAAGPAGASRPGGGRGGRLPDRSVAGAEVILAGFAAAVMVIVFCYIRVTRRNSGGVGLGGKQQRL; translated from the coding sequence ATGGCGACCTGCTGCAGCATCTCCCTGCCGTCGTCGCCATGGCTCCTCCTGCTGGCGGTCCTCATCATCGGCGACGCCGCGGCTGTGATGGCGGTGCCCACCAGGCCGCTGCTGCGCATCGCCGAGCCGCCAACCGCGCCGGGCACGGCAGCGGGGCCCGCCGGCGCGTCGCGGCCCGGGGGCGGCCGAGGCGGGAGGCTGCCTGACCGGTCGGTGGCCGGCGCCGAGGTGATCCTCGCCGGGTTCGCTGCCGCGGTGATGGTCATCGTCTTCTGCTATATCAGGGTCACCAGGAGAAACAGCGGCGGCGTAGGACTGGGAGGGAAGCAGCAGCGCTTGTGA
- the LOC100277350 gene encoding uncharacterized protein LOC100277350 precursor: protein MASRRGSFLSLPRQLLLMAAVLGTVVLLGEGATARPLLGIAEPPASPGAAAAAPGPGVAAQAAEAGGGRAPDRSEAGVEVILAGFAAAVAVVIVCYIRVTRESKNGSGSVGEKRGSLGGF from the coding sequence ATGGCTAGCCGCCGCGGCAGCTTCTTGTCACTGCCAAGGCAGCTCCTCCTCATGGCGGCGGTTCTTGGCACCGTCGTCCTTCTCGGCGAGGGCGCGACGGCCAGGCCGCTGCTGGGCATCGCCGAGCCACCGGCCTCGCCaggcgccgcggcggcggcgccgggaccGGGGGTCGCCGCGCAGGCTGCGGAGGCAGGCGGCGGCAGGGCCCCCGACCGCTCGGAGGCCGGCGTGGAAGTGATCCTCGCCGGGTTCGCGGCGGCGGTGGCCGTTGTCATCGTCTGCTACATCCGGGTCACCAGGGAGAGCAAGAACGGCAGCGGCAGTGTGGGAGAGAAGCGCGGAAGCTTGGGAGGGTTCTGA